Proteins encoded in a region of the Wenzhouxiangella sp. XN201 genome:
- the typA gene encoding translational GTPase TypA yields the protein MKLRNIAIIAHVDHGKTTLVDQLLRQSGEFAAHERLEERMMDSEDQERERGITILSKNTAIDWQGWRINIVDTPGHADFGGEVERVLSMVDSVLLLVDAVDGPMPQTRFVTQKAFAMGFRPIVVINKVDRPGARPDWVLNQTFDLFDKLGATDEQLDFPVVYASALNGYASLEADVTEGDLTPLYETLVEHVPAPAVDPDGPFQMQISSLSYSSYVGLIGVGRIKRGRVRPNQAVAVVDREGNKRSGRVLQVLGFKGLKREEVDQASAGDIIAVSGIDGISISDTLCDPANVEPMPALTVDEPTIHMTFQVNSSPFAGREGKYLTSRQLRARLHQEATHNVALQVADTSDPEQFDVAGRGELHLAVLIETMRREGYELAVSRPRVRKREDENGDILEPWEQVVLDMEEAYQGAVMQAMGERKGQLENMQPDGRGRVRLDYMAPARGLIGFQSAYRTMTSGTGLFFRVFDHWGPATERVAERANGTMISMENGTTVAFALFNLQDRGKLFVGPGEDVYEGQIIGLHARENDLVVNPMKGKKLTNIRAAGKDDAVQLTPHVRMTLEQAMEFINDDELVEVTPEHIRLRKRYLKEHERKRAERSA from the coding sequence ATGAAGCTCCGAAACATCGCCATTATCGCCCACGTCGACCACGGCAAGACCACGCTGGTCGATCAGCTGTTGCGCCAGTCCGGCGAGTTCGCCGCACACGAGCGCCTGGAAGAGCGGATGATGGATTCCGAGGATCAGGAGCGCGAGCGCGGCATCACGATCCTGTCGAAGAACACCGCCATCGACTGGCAGGGCTGGCGCATCAACATTGTAGACACCCCCGGTCACGCCGATTTTGGCGGCGAAGTCGAGCGGGTGTTGTCCATGGTCGATTCCGTCCTGCTGCTGGTCGACGCCGTTGACGGCCCGATGCCGCAGACGCGCTTCGTGACTCAGAAGGCCTTTGCCATGGGTTTCAGGCCGATCGTGGTGATCAACAAGGTCGACCGGCCCGGTGCGCGGCCGGACTGGGTGCTCAACCAGACCTTCGATCTGTTCGACAAGCTCGGCGCCACCGACGAGCAGCTCGATTTCCCGGTCGTCTATGCCTCCGCCCTGAACGGATACGCCTCTCTGGAAGCTGACGTCACCGAAGGGGATCTCACGCCTTTGTACGAAACGCTGGTCGAGCACGTCCCGGCGCCGGCTGTCGATCCGGACGGTCCTTTCCAGATGCAGATTTCGAGCCTGTCGTATTCGTCCTATGTCGGGCTGATCGGCGTTGGCCGGATCAAGCGCGGCCGTGTCCGGCCCAACCAGGCAGTGGCCGTGGTCGATCGCGAAGGCAACAAGCGCTCGGGCCGTGTCCTGCAGGTGCTGGGCTTCAAGGGTCTCAAGCGCGAGGAGGTCGACCAGGCCTCTGCCGGCGATATCATCGCCGTCTCCGGTATCGACGGCATCAGCATTTCCGACACGCTCTGCGATCCGGCCAATGTCGAGCCGATGCCGGCCCTGACCGTCGACGAGCCGACCATCCACATGACCTTCCAGGTCAATAGTTCACCGTTCGCCGGCCGGGAGGGCAAGTACCTGACCAGCCGCCAGCTGCGCGCGCGTTTGCATCAGGAAGCGACTCACAATGTCGCCCTGCAGGTGGCCGATACCTCCGATCCCGAGCAGTTCGACGTTGCCGGTCGCGGTGAACTCCACCTGGCGGTACTGATCGAGACCATGCGCCGCGAAGGCTACGAACTGGCCGTTTCGCGCCCGCGGGTGCGCAAGCGCGAGGATGAAAACGGTGACATTCTGGAACCCTGGGAGCAGGTCGTTCTCGACATGGAGGAGGCCTATCAGGGCGCGGTCATGCAGGCCATGGGCGAGCGCAAGGGCCAGCTCGAGAATATGCAGCCGGATGGCAGGGGCCGGGTTCGACTCGACTACATGGCGCCGGCCAGGGGCCTGATCGGCTTTCAGAGCGCCTACCGCACGATGACTTCCGGTACCGGCCTGTTCTTCCGTGTCTTCGATCACTGGGGTCCGGCCACCGAGCGCGTTGCCGAACGCGCCAATGGCACCATGATCAGCATGGAAAACGGCACCACCGTCGCTTTCGCCCTGTTCAATCTGCAGGATCGCGGCAAGCTGTTCGTCGGCCCGGGCGAGGACGTCTACGAGGGCCAGATCATCGGCCTGCACGCGCGCGAAAACGACCTGGTCGTCAATCCCATGAAGGGCAAGAAGCTCACCAACATCCGTGCCGCGGGCAAGGACGACGCAGTACAGCTCACCCCACATGTGCGCATGACCCTGGAGCAGGCCATGGAGTTCATCAACGACGACGAGCTCGTCGAAGTCACGCCCGAGCATATCCGTCTGCGCAAGCGTTATCTGAAGGAACACGAGCGCAAGCGGGCGGAGCGAAGCGCCTAG
- a CDS encoding acyl-CoA dehydrogenase family protein codes for MDFTPSKKAQAIARELARFIRKEIEPVEVDYHRELAALDNPWQVLPVIEKLKGQAREQKLWNLFLPDDELGQGLSNLDYAPMAELMGASLIAPEIFNCNAPDTGNMEVLYHYGSDEQKDQWLKPLLAGEIRSAFCMTEPDVASSDATNMEATAIVDGDEVVLNGRKWWSTGIGHPDCKVAIFMGLTDPDADRHYRHSMVLVPLDTPGVKVERMLNAMGFHDAPYGHGEVSFTDVRLPKSAIIAGPGKGFEIAQGRLGPGRIHHCMRLIGLSERALEMACKRSLEREAFGRPLAKLGGNAERIAAARIAIEQARLLVLKAAWSLDHRGITRSMNEVSQIKVAVPSMAQGVIDMAMQLHGGAGMSDDFPLAAAWTGARALRIADGPDEVHKALVARFELARYRERND; via the coding sequence ATGGATTTCACGCCTTCCAAAAAAGCGCAGGCCATCGCCCGCGAACTGGCGCGATTCATCCGCAAGGAGATCGAGCCGGTCGAGGTCGACTACCACCGTGAACTGGCTGCGCTCGACAATCCCTGGCAAGTGCTGCCGGTCATCGAGAAGCTCAAAGGCCAGGCCCGAGAGCAGAAGCTATGGAACCTGTTCTTGCCCGACGACGAGCTTGGGCAAGGACTGAGCAATCTCGATTACGCACCCATGGCCGAGTTGATGGGGGCTTCGCTGATCGCCCCGGAGATTTTCAACTGCAACGCCCCCGATACCGGCAACATGGAGGTCCTCTACCACTACGGCTCCGATGAGCAGAAGGATCAGTGGCTGAAGCCGCTTCTGGCCGGCGAGATCCGCTCGGCGTTCTGCATGACCGAACCTGACGTGGCTTCCTCGGATGCGACCAACATGGAAGCCACGGCCATTGTCGATGGTGATGAGGTCGTACTCAATGGTCGCAAGTGGTGGTCGACCGGCATTGGCCACCCCGACTGCAAGGTCGCAATTTTCATGGGGCTGACCGATCCGGACGCTGATCGTCACTACCGCCACTCGATGGTGCTGGTGCCGCTCGATACGCCCGGTGTGAAAGTCGAGCGCATGCTCAACGCCATGGGCTTCCACGACGCGCCCTACGGTCATGGCGAAGTCAGTTTTACCGACGTACGCTTGCCGAAATCGGCGATCATCGCCGGGCCCGGCAAGGGTTTCGAGATTGCCCAGGGACGGCTCGGGCCAGGGCGAATTCATCACTGCATGCGCCTGATCGGGCTTTCCGAACGGGCCCTGGAGATGGCCTGCAAGCGTTCGCTGGAACGCGAGGCCTTCGGCCGGCCGCTGGCCAAGCTGGGAGGCAACGCCGAGCGCATCGCCGCGGCGCGTATCGCGATCGAACAGGCCCGGCTACTCGTGCTCAAGGCGGCCTGGAGCCTCGACCATCGCGGCATTACCCGCTCCATGAACGAAGTCAGTCAAATCAAGGTGGCGGTACCCTCGATGGCGCAGGGGGTCATCGACATGGCGATGCAGCTCCATGGCGGGGCCGGGATGAGCGACGATTTCCCGCTGGCTGCCGCCTGGACCGGTGCCCGGGCGCTGCGCATTGCCGACGGGCCCGACGAGGTTCACAAGGCGCTGGTGGCGCGATTCGAACTGGCCCGGTACCGTGAGCGCAATGACTGA
- a CDS encoding phosphotransferase family protein has protein sequence MTEASNDLIDRPRALRAEDRFDVEAVDAWLKEQLDGLAGRPEISQFSRGASNLTYLLRYPDRDLILRRPPPGTKAKSAHNMVREHDIQYALKPVFPYVPEMLALCTDHDVMGCDFYVMQRIEGIILRRNLPAGMALNEAQVRTLCRNAIDRLIELHSVDVKAAGLDTLAKGAGYNRRQIEGWSSRFSKAQTWNVGSGRYVTDWLADHIPDEVAIRVIHGDFRFDNLVLDADDPMRIIGVLDWELATLGDPLMDLGNSMAYWVQADDDFYFRGFRRQPTHLPGMMTRREVLDYYCNKTGFEPENWAFYEVYGLFRLAVIAQQIYYRYHHKQTRNKAFRHFWLAVNYLLWRCRRVIRRAN, from the coding sequence ATGACTGAGGCGTCGAACGATCTGATCGACCGGCCGCGCGCCCTGCGAGCCGAAGACCGCTTTGATGTCGAGGCGGTCGACGCCTGGCTGAAGGAACAGCTTGATGGCCTGGCGGGGCGCCCGGAGATCAGCCAGTTTTCAAGGGGCGCCTCCAACCTCACCTACCTGTTGCGCTATCCCGATCGCGACCTGATCCTCCGTCGACCGCCGCCGGGTACCAAGGCGAAGTCGGCGCACAATATGGTGCGCGAGCATGATATCCAGTATGCGCTCAAGCCGGTATTTCCCTATGTGCCGGAAATGCTGGCGCTGTGTACCGATCACGACGTGATGGGCTGCGATTTCTATGTCATGCAGCGTATCGAAGGGATCATCCTGCGGCGCAACCTGCCCGCGGGAATGGCGCTGAATGAAGCACAGGTCCGAACGCTATGCCGCAATGCGATCGATCGCCTGATAGAACTGCACTCGGTCGACGTCAAGGCGGCCGGGCTGGACACCCTGGCCAAGGGCGCGGGATACAACCGCCGCCAGATCGAGGGCTGGTCGAGCCGCTTCAGCAAGGCCCAGACCTGGAACGTCGGGTCCGGGCGCTACGTCACGGACTGGCTGGCCGATCACATTCCCGACGAGGTCGCCATCCGCGTAATTCACGGTGATTTCCGCTTCGATAACCTGGTGCTCGACGCTGATGACCCGATGCGCATCATTGGTGTACTCGACTGGGAGTTGGCGACTCTTGGCGATCCGTTAATGGATCTGGGTAATTCGATGGCCTACTGGGTGCAGGCCGACGATGATTTTTACTTTCGCGGTTTTCGTCGACAGCCCACGCACCTGCCGGGCATGATGACGCGCCGCGAGGTGCTCGACTACTACTGCAATAAGACCGGATTCGAGCCGGAAAACTGGGCCTTCTACGAGGTCTACGGCCTGTTTCGCCTGGCCGTCATTGCCCAGCAGATCTACTATCGCTATCACCATAAGCAGACCCGAAACAAGGCGTTCAGGCACTTCTGGCTGGCAGTGAACTATCTCTTGTGGCGCTGTCGGCGGGTTATTCGCCGGGCGAATTGA
- a CDS encoding PH domain-containing protein — protein MEQTEIFSNRQVAATDLPDFRRVELTSVAPAYLPWALVTQTAIWLILAAAAAVAGLLPFDLGGVSDWSQRWLLPLPALAMAVAGAVYARLDFRTRAWALREHDLICRYGVLWRKTVIMPFARIQHVEAVHGPLERYLGLMRLKCFTAGGMSADLTVKGLDRASARRVRQYLLEQIAATADDDDSPVSLAGGEESGRDVD, from the coding sequence ATGGAGCAAACAGAGATTTTCAGCAACCGGCAGGTTGCCGCGACCGATTTACCCGATTTTCGGCGCGTCGAACTGACCTCGGTGGCGCCGGCCTATCTGCCCTGGGCGCTGGTTACGCAAACCGCCATCTGGTTGATTCTCGCTGCCGCGGCAGCAGTCGCGGGCCTGTTGCCCTTTGATCTGGGCGGCGTATCGGATTGGTCACAGCGCTGGCTACTACCGTTACCTGCGCTGGCAATGGCAGTTGCGGGTGCAGTCTACGCCCGGCTCGACTTCCGAACCCGAGCCTGGGCGCTGCGCGAGCACGATCTGATCTGTCGCTACGGTGTGCTCTGGCGCAAGACCGTGATCATGCCGTTTGCCCGCATTCAACATGTCGAGGCGGTACACGGCCCTTTGGAGCGTTATCTCGGCCTGATGCGACTCAAGTGCTTCACGGCCGGCGGCATGAGCGCCGACCTGACGGTCAAGGGTCTGGATCGAGCATCGGCACGACGGGTGCGACAGTACTTGCTTGAGCAGATTGCCGCCACCGCCGACGATGATGATTCACCGGTCAGCCTTGCGGGCGGAGAGGAGTCGGGGCGTGACGTCGATTGA
- a CDS encoding PH domain-containing protein, which translates to MTSIDLNRWQRLAPMALLFLIINGGANFIRENLYVFAGAGVGFAFLDRLGLREFVLGGLVALLAAVLIAAVYHRRFRFRIEGDAIRVRRGLIENKDLRIRFARVQNVGLSQPVYFRPFGLVRFTLETPGAETTEVALPGISRELAQALRDHIARASGGVDVAVQEAGESADAESAPGNGSLLHEPGGLRLFTHGLVSNQVWLIAGVAAWLSGSMWDRIEQWIDSIGVSLIVQRVLELGWAGAFGLLLGLVILVFVLSGVISLIRFHGFSLRDHGDRFRAVGGALNRREQTLRREKLTGLTLYQTALGRLLGQWYLVGKQASSKEIEVDPSAPQFLIPGLRRGDLGLVQRLLPGFDLPEHFRPISRRFRTFFWTRLSAGALVLTGLVAWQQPQQKLWVAAGLGVLLLVLWLVHRSWRCWGWHLDNGVCWVQQGLFGLRRDAFELTLVQQAIVVRTPYFRRHGLASVRLILPHGQVTIPFIALDDAVALANRAIFAAETAAAHRV; encoded by the coding sequence GTGACGTCGATTGACCTCAACCGCTGGCAGCGTCTGGCCCCGATGGCGCTGTTGTTTCTGATCATCAATGGCGGCGCGAATTTCATTCGCGAAAACCTCTATGTCTTTGCCGGCGCCGGCGTCGGCTTCGCCTTTCTTGATCGCCTTGGTCTGCGCGAGTTCGTGCTCGGCGGGCTGGTTGCGCTACTTGCGGCCGTGCTGATCGCGGCGGTCTATCATCGGCGCTTTCGTTTTCGCATTGAGGGCGATGCCATTCGCGTTCGTCGCGGCCTGATCGAGAACAAGGATCTGCGGATCCGCTTTGCCCGTGTCCAGAACGTCGGGCTGAGCCAGCCGGTCTATTTCCGACCCTTCGGACTGGTCCGGTTCACGCTGGAGACGCCCGGTGCCGAAACGACCGAGGTTGCGCTACCGGGCATTAGCCGGGAGCTGGCTCAGGCACTGCGCGACCATATCGCCCGGGCAAGTGGCGGGGTTGATGTGGCGGTTCAGGAAGCGGGCGAATCGGCGGACGCCGAATCGGCACCCGGCAATGGTTCTCTGCTGCACGAACCGGGCGGTCTGCGCCTGTTCACGCACGGCCTGGTCAGTAACCAGGTCTGGTTGATCGCCGGCGTGGCCGCCTGGCTGTCCGGATCGATGTGGGACCGGATCGAGCAGTGGATCGATTCGATCGGTGTCAGCCTGATCGTGCAGCGCGTGCTTGAACTGGGCTGGGCCGGCGCCTTCGGCCTGCTGCTCGGCCTGGTGATTCTGGTTTTCGTTCTCTCCGGCGTGATTTCGCTGATTCGCTTTCACGGTTTTTCCCTGCGCGATCATGGCGACCGCTTCCGGGCCGTGGGCGGAGCGCTGAACCGGCGCGAGCAGACGCTCAGGCGCGAGAAGCTGACCGGCCTGACGCTGTATCAGACGGCGCTCGGACGCCTGCTCGGTCAGTGGTACCTGGTCGGCAAGCAGGCCAGCAGCAAGGAGATCGAAGTCGATCCTTCCGCTCCGCAGTTCCTGATACCGGGCCTGCGTCGCGGTGACCTGGGCCTGGTTCAGCGATTGCTGCCGGGGTTCGATCTGCCCGAGCACTTCCGGCCGATCAGTCGGCGCTTTCGAACCTTCTTCTGGACGCGCCTGAGTGCCGGTGCTCTGGTCCTGACCGGGCTGGTTGCGTGGCAACAGCCACAGCAGAAACTGTGGGTGGCCGCCGGCCTGGGCGTGCTGTTGCTGGTCCTGTGGTTGGTTCACCGCAGTTGGCGCTGCTGGGGCTGGCACCTGGACAATGGTGTGTGCTGGGTACAGCAGGGGCTGTTCGGCCTCAGGCGCGATGCCTTCGAGCTGACCCTGGTGCAGCAGGCCATCGTCGTGCGCACGCCGTATTTCAGGCGTCACGGGCTGGCCTCGGTTCGCTTGATCCTGCCCCACGGACAGGTCACGATTCCGTTCATTGCCCTGGACGATGCCGTCGCACTGGCCAATCGGGCCATCTTTGCCGCGGAAACAGCGGCCGCGCACCGGGTCTGA
- the prpB gene encoding methylisocitrate lyase has protein sequence MPDSSPGARFRKLVAEQPPLQVVGTINALSARMAEKIGHKAIYLSGGGLAANSLGLPDLGISTLEDVLIDVRRITDACDLPLLVDGDTGFGGAFNIARTIRSLEKAGAAAVHIEDQVQTKRCGHRPGKEIVSRSEMVDRVKMAVDSRRDDSFVIMARTDALAVEGEEATIERAVACAEAGADMIFPEAMQELEQYRRFREAVGVPILANITEFGKTPLFSTPELGEVGVDIVLYCCGAYRAMNKGAETVYRALLEQGHQRDVIDIMQTRDEMYDYLDYYQYEAKLDELFSKESS, from the coding sequence ATGCCCGATTCAAGCCCAGGCGCTCGCTTTCGCAAGCTGGTCGCCGAACAGCCGCCCTTGCAGGTGGTCGGAACCATCAACGCGCTCAGCGCACGCATGGCCGAGAAGATCGGCCACAAGGCCATTTACCTCTCCGGCGGCGGGCTTGCGGCCAACTCGCTGGGTCTGCCCGATCTGGGCATCAGTACGCTTGAAGACGTCCTGATCGACGTGCGCCGAATCACCGACGCGTGCGATCTGCCCCTGCTGGTTGATGGCGACACCGGCTTTGGCGGCGCCTTCAACATCGCTCGGACCATCCGTTCGCTGGAAAAGGCCGGGGCGGCCGCAGTACATATCGAAGATCAGGTTCAGACCAAGCGTTGCGGCCACCGGCCGGGCAAGGAGATTGTCTCCCGGTCCGAAATGGTCGACCGGGTCAAGATGGCCGTCGATTCGCGCCGCGACGATTCGTTTGTCATCATGGCGCGCACGGATGCGCTGGCAGTGGAAGGGGAAGAGGCCACCATCGAGCGTGCTGTTGCCTGTGCCGAAGCCGGCGCCGACATGATCTTTCCCGAGGCCATGCAGGAACTGGAGCAGTACCGCAGATTCCGTGAGGCGGTCGGCGTGCCAATCCTGGCCAACATCACCGAATTCGGCAAGACCCCGCTGTTTTCCACACCCGAGCTCGGCGAAGTCGGCGTGGATATCGTTCTGTACTGCTGCGGTGCATACCGGGCCATGAACAAGGGGGCCGAGACGGTCTATCGTGCGCTGCTCGAGCAGGGTCATCAGCGTGATGTCATCGATATCATGCAGACGCGCGACGAGATGTACGACTATCTTGATTACTATCAATACGAAGCCAAACTCGACGAACTGTTCAGCAAGGAGTCGTCATGA
- the prpC gene encoding 2-methylcitrate synthase — MSEKKPTAGLRGQSAGQTEICTVGAAGNSLRYRGYAVDELAEKTSFNEVAHLILKGHLPNRDELDAYTKRLKSLRSLPDSVKEVLERIPASAHPMDVLRTGCSFLGNVETEESFDQQQDVADRLLATFPSMITYWYRYSHDGKRIDVETDDDSIGGHFLNLLHDKAPSDLHARVMDVSLILYAEHEFNASTFTARVCASTLSDMHSCVTGAIGSLRGPLHGGANEMAMAMLEQYHTPEQAREDVLRKLEEKEKIMGFGHAVYREKDPRNAIIREWSRKLSEDVGDDTLFPVSEIVEKTMWDEKKLFANADFYHASAYHFMGIPTGLFTPIFVMSRVTGWCAHIMEQRADNRIIRPGADYIGPEDRPVPSIDER; from the coding sequence ATGAGCGAGAAGAAACCCACAGCCGGCCTGCGTGGCCAATCCGCTGGCCAGACCGAGATTTGTACCGTCGGGGCCGCCGGCAACAGCCTTCGCTATCGTGGCTATGCCGTCGATGAGCTGGCCGAAAAGACCTCGTTCAACGAGGTGGCCCACCTGATTCTCAAGGGCCATCTGCCCAATCGCGACGAACTGGATGCCTACACGAAGCGCCTGAAGTCGCTCAGGAGCCTGCCCGATTCCGTCAAGGAGGTGCTTGAGCGCATTCCCGCTTCCGCGCATCCGATGGACGTGTTGCGCACGGGCTGTTCATTCCTGGGCAATGTCGAGACCGAAGAGAGTTTCGATCAGCAGCAGGACGTGGCCGACCGCCTACTGGCGACCTTTCCGTCGATGATCACCTACTGGTACCGCTACAGCCACGACGGCAAGCGCATCGACGTCGAGACCGACGACGACAGCATCGGCGGTCACTTCCTGAACCTGCTGCACGACAAGGCGCCGAGCGATCTGCATGCGCGGGTGATGGATGTCTCACTGATTCTCTATGCCGAGCACGAGTTCAACGCTTCGACTTTCACCGCCCGTGTTTGCGCGTCGACCCTGTCGGACATGCATTCCTGTGTAACCGGCGCCATCGGATCGCTGCGGGGCCCATTGCACGGCGGTGCCAACGAGATGGCCATGGCCATGCTCGAGCAGTATCACACGCCGGAGCAGGCGCGCGAGGATGTGCTGCGCAAGCTTGAGGAAAAAGAGAAGATCATGGGCTTCGGCCATGCGGTCTATCGCGAAAAGGATCCACGCAACGCCATCATTCGCGAGTGGTCGCGCAAGCTTTCCGAAGATGTCGGCGACGACACCTTGTTCCCGGTCTCGGAGATCGTCGAGAAGACCATGTGGGATGAGAAGAAGTTGTTTGCCAACGCCGACTTCTACCACGCCTCGGCCTATCACTTCATGGGCATTCCCACGGGTCTGTTTACACCGATCTTCGTGATGTCGCGCGTGACCGGCTGGTGTGCCCACATCATGGAACAGCGCGCCGACAATCGCATCATCCGCCCGGGTGCCGACTACATCGGCCCCGAAGATCGTCCGGTGCCTTCGATCGACGAGCGTTAA
- a CDS encoding DUF502 domain-containing protein, with amino-acid sequence MNSESDQPESLVTRLVGLFLKGLAAIIPIALTLAIVIWLAGIAEKGIGTLIKLVLPEDLYITGMGLIGGIVLVIAIGVLSQMWLFRKFIDLGEAILDRMPVIKSVFRATKDFVEYFSSDDTRRFSKVVMVRHPELKAGLLGFITREEFSELPFGEEGEVAVYLPMSYQIGGYTLFVPKAWCEPVDIPFEDALRLILTAGMSRRGG; translated from the coding sequence ATGAACTCTGAATCCGATCAACCCGAATCCCTCGTCACGCGACTGGTCGGCCTGTTCCTCAAGGGTCTGGCCGCGATCATCCCGATCGCGCTGACGCTGGCGATCGTCATCTGGCTTGCCGGCATCGCCGAGAAAGGAATCGGCACTCTGATCAAGCTGGTCCTGCCGGAGGACCTGTACATCACGGGCATGGGACTGATCGGCGGCATCGTACTGGTCATTGCCATCGGCGTGCTGAGCCAGATGTGGCTATTCCGCAAGTTCATTGACCTGGGCGAAGCCATTCTCGACCGCATGCCGGTGATCAAATCGGTGTTCCGGGCCACCAAGGATTTCGTGGAGTACTTTTCCAGCGACGACACCCGGCGTTTCAGCAAGGTCGTCATGGTCCGCCACCCGGAGCTCAAGGCCGGCCTGCTGGGATTCATTACCCGTGAGGAGTTCTCCGAGCTGCCGTTCGGCGAAGAGGGGGAGGTCGCAGTTTACCTGCCGATGAGCTACCAGATTGGCGGCTACACGCTTTTCGTGCCGAAGGCATGGTGCGAGCCGGTAGATATCCCCTTCGAGGATGCCCTGCGCTTGATCCTTACCGCGGGCATGTCCAGAAGAGGCGGCTAA
- a CDS encoding M14 family metallopeptidase — MEPLILDHLPDGLLDLPSGRLHERLEGPTLIHLPGRRPQPLFVCVLQHGNEISGWEAVRRLLKGRYARDPLPRSLVLLIANVRAAGRNRRYLSDQPDYNRCWPGSTTPRGPIHDLFDRITAHARALKPFASIDIHNNTGENPHYAAINRIEPQHLRLGALFSRTMVYFTQPHGVQSMAFGEFCPAVTLECGPPGRLDGTDHAMTYLASVLNAESIDSEPPAPEDIELFQMVATVNVAPELSFSFTPDGSDIVFRAALDRLNFRELPPGTRFGRVSTDASHPLRVHDHGGHDLSDTWFSIDDGDILTRSPMMPAMLTTDERVIRQDCLCHLMERIPVGRRREGAEEQHELPENRP; from the coding sequence ATGGAACCCCTGATTCTTGACCATCTTCCCGACGGCCTGCTCGACCTGCCCTCTGGCCGGCTACACGAGCGGCTCGAGGGACCGACCCTGATTCATCTGCCGGGCCGGCGGCCGCAGCCGCTGTTCGTTTGTGTCCTGCAGCACGGCAACGAGATTTCCGGCTGGGAGGCCGTCCGGCGACTTCTGAAGGGTCGCTACGCCCGCGACCCCCTGCCGCGCAGCCTGGTTCTGCTGATCGCCAACGTCCGCGCCGCCGGTCGCAACCGACGCTATCTTTCCGATCAGCCCGACTACAACCGCTGCTGGCCGGGCTCGACCACGCCGCGCGGGCCCATCCACGACCTTTTCGATCGCATCACGGCGCATGCTCGGGCGCTCAAGCCCTTCGCCAGTATCGATATCCACAACAACACCGGCGAGAACCCGCACTATGCCGCCATCAACCGCATCGAGCCGCAACATCTGAGACTGGGGGCGCTGTTCTCGCGCACCATGGTCTACTTCACCCAGCCGCATGGCGTCCAATCCATGGCTTTCGGCGAGTTCTGCCCCGCCGTGACGCTCGAGTGCGGACCGCCGGGCCGACTCGACGGCACAGATCACGCCATGACCTATCTGGCCTCGGTACTGAACGCCGAATCAATTGATAGCGAACCGCCGGCACCGGAAGATATCGAGTTGTTCCAGATGGTCGCCACCGTCAACGTCGCGCCGGAGCTGTCGTTCAGCTTTACACCGGACGGCTCGGATATCGTTTTCAGGGCCGCTCTGGATCGGCTCAATTTCCGCGAACTGCCACCCGGCACCCGCTTTGGCCGGGTCAGTACCGACGCATCCCATCCGTTGCGTGTGCACGACCACGGAGGTCACGATCTATCGGATACCTGGTTCAGCATCGACGATGGCGATATCCTGACCCGCAGCCCCATGATGCCGGCCATGCTGACCACCGACGAACGCGTCATCAGGCAGGACTGCTTGTGTCACTTGATGGAGCGCATCCCGGTGGGTCGACGGCGTGAAGGCGCCGAGGAACAGCACGAACTACCCGAAAACCGTCCATGA